A genomic window from Silene latifolia isolate original U9 population chromosome Y, ASM4854445v1, whole genome shotgun sequence includes:
- the LOC141632740 gene encoding uncharacterized protein LOC141632740: MARFQSIPIADIKQATRRTEQVTVRVMRLWYRESESRPDDAKGVELILIDANGDTIQATINKRLTRLFFEQLNEGSTYIIKRFSTSSNRVGLDMATFHPCKIWFEYNIRVFPITKEEILDCVHAFYTFHEVNLGAMSDRLYIDVIGRNQLLCCSVFGDYVDQITKIEQDFSTQKKPTLLMLFVKRSAYEEEVSITTTTWGATKILVNPNMPQVNELNNSFPGGDDNDGGALEIVAYQPPILASANIKTLSEIEKLTKGGAYVTMTKFLELDTSTNSWFYNSCKQYRSKVNQGGDGLWYCEKERGVNPCTVKGMGMSYAIPRFQVKFFDDVMTELLGKIVQAILDEDEIRVTQVFNIEQKSSSYGVINLYDDPRIITKWKAINDAIKEQAISTSCKDTTKIDSMMNSDEITPQKSVMLLAEASDKSSTTKLQEIKMGKQPMGF; this comes from the exons ATGGCACGATTCCAAAGTATTCCCATTGCCGACATCAAGCAAGCAACAAGGAGGACTGAGCAAGTTACTGTTCGGGTAATGAGATTATGGTACAGAGAGTCCGAGAGTAGGCCAGATGATGCAAAAGGCGTGGAACTAATTCTGATAGACGCAAAT GGAGATACCATTCAGGCAACCATAAACAAGAGGTTGACTAGGCTTTTCTTCGAGCAACTTAATGAAGGTAGCACATACATCATCAAAAGATTCAGCACATCATCAAACCGAGTGGGACTTGACATGGCAACATTTCACCCTTGCAAGATTTGGTTTGAGTACAACATAAGGGTCTTTCCCATTACTAAAGAAGAGATACTAGATTGTGTTCATGCTTTCTACACTTTTCATGAAGTCAATTTAGGTGCTATGTCAGACAGACTTTATATTG ATGTTATTGGAAG GAACCAACTATTGTGCTGTTCCGTGTTTGGAGATTATGTTGATCAGATAACGAAAATTGAGCAAGACTTCAGTACCCAGAAAAAGCCAACATTGCTTATGCTATTCGTAAAGCGTTCAGCTTATGAAG AGGAAGTTagcataacaacaacaacatgggGTGCAACAAAGATCTTGGTCAATCCAAATATGCCTCAGGTCAACGAGTTAAACAATAG TTTCCCAGGAGGTGATGATAATGACGGTGGAGCTCTAGAAATTGTTGCATACCAGCCTCCCATCCTCGCAAgtgcaaacattaaaacattaAGTGAGATAGAAAAGCTAACCAAAGGAGGGGCATATGTTACAATGACAAAGTTTCTTGAGTTAGATACATCTACGAATAGTTGGTTTTACAACTCATGCAAACAATATCGATCCAAAGTTAACCAAGGTGGAGATGGTTTGTGGTATTGTGAAAAAGAGAGAGGTGTCAACCCTTGTACAGTGAAGGGTATGGGGATGTCATATGCTATtccaag GTTTCAAGTTAAGTTCTTT GATGATGTCATGACTGAATTGCTTGGGAAAATAGTTCAAGCAATCCTTGATGAAGATGAG ATAAGGGTCACACAGGTCTTTAACATTGAGCAGAAATCCAGCTCATATGGTGTGATCAATTTATATGACGATCCTAGGATAATAACCAAGTGGAAAGCTATTAATGATGCAATAAAG GAACAAGCAATTTCGACTTCTTGCAAGGACACGACCAAAATAGACTCAATGATG AATTCTGATGAGATCACACCTCAGAAAAGTGTTATGCTGCTTGCTGAGGCCTCCGACAAATCCTCTACAACAAAACTGCAGGAGATTAAGATGGGCAAACAGCCTATGGGATTCTGA